The Pirellulales bacterium genomic interval CACGCCCAAGCCGACGAAATTGCCTTCGATCTGCGAATAAAGATCGTTCAATTGGTCGGGCGTCAGGAAGGTCGAGTATTCATCCAAGCCGCCCGCGGCGCCGCCGGTGTATTCCAAAATGGTGCTGGTCGGGCTGAGATGCAGTTTGTCTTGAGCCAAGTTCGCGGCAGCGGCGACCGCAGCGCGGGCCTCGTCGGCATTATGGATCGCGCGGCCGTCGACAAGCTGATGCAGTTCGCGGCGAAAGGCATCGATTTCTTGCGGGCCGGGCTGGATCTGGCCCTGCGCGCCGAGTGCCGACGCCAGAAACATCGGCTCGCCGAGCGCGACTTCGAAATCGAGCGTGCCGTGCTCGACGATGTGCTGCCAGTCGGGGTCAACCACGTAGTGCGAAAAGACTTTGTTCAACACCTCGGAATAAAGATCGAGGGCTCGATTCTCATCGAGCTGCGTCAGGCTGCGGCGGAAGCTTGCGTCGGCATAGCGGCGACCGAGATCGTAGTGGATGCGGGCCAGATCGATGCGTTGATTCAATCCGCTCGCGGCCGGATTGCTGCGATAGGCCTCTTCATAGAGCGAAAGCGCTTCGCCCCAGCGGCGCTCGATTTCGAATTTCTCCCCGCGAACGAGAACTTGCGGATCGGCTGTCGGAGCGGTCGAGGCCGAGCCGAGCGGAGCCGGCGGCACTGGAATCGGCAAAAGCTGCGGCGGCAGGGTGCGTTCCACCCCGGCCGGCTGAATCGTCAGCGGCAGGCCGCCGACGGGCGGGAAATTCGCAGGCTGTTGGGCAAGCGAGGGACCGGCAACAACCAAACCCAAGGCCGCGGCACCAAGGAGCGCGGCACCGCGCAGAGACAATCGAAGTCGCATCATGGAGGTTCCTGAAGGCAGGGGATCGCCGTGAGCAGGGTCTCACCCGCGACGAACCGGATCAATCGAGTGGCATCGAGACTTTCAACCGTGAAGTCCAACCGCGATGCCGTCGCGCTGCAATGACATTGGCCCGGATATCGCTACGTCGCATCTCGCCGCGTCTCGCCGCGCTGCATATCGCTGCGCTGCATATCAAGACACTGCATATCACGACGCTGCAATCTCATGGCACCTTGCACCAAGCAACACGTACAACTCTTCCTAAAAAGCACCACTGGGCCGGTCGGCAAGGGTGGGTCAAGATACCGGCCGAAACCAATGTAGGCCACGATTCGCCATCCGTCAAACAAATGGCAAAAGAAATTTGCCGCGTCTTTCCGCAAGACCGTTACAACGCGCGCGGCGATGGTGGCATCGTGCCGCGCGCGCCCGCGCAGGAATGAGAAACGACTTTTGCCCGATGGGCCTGCTGTCGCGACGGTGCCTGCTGTAGCGGATGGGAGGCCGGCGCAGGAAGAGGACAGGGGCCAGCCGCGGGAGGTCAGGCGGCCGACAGTCGGCAAGCCGCGGAGGCGGGGCGGGCCATCGAATCGCGGGCCCAACCTTCTTGCGAAATGCAGAAATTTGCTGCAAGATTTCTTCGCTTCCGGTAACCTTTAGCTCAGGCCTGCTGCGGAGCGTTGCCGGCGATGCATCGCGGTTGCGGCGCCCAGACCAAGGCCCAGACCCACTGCGAACCCATCCGCCTCAGGAGAAATCCCATGTGCGTTTCCCATTCACGACGGCTCAAGAAGATGTTGGATGCCATGTTGTGGAGCTCGGCCTTATTGGCAGGTTTCGCGATTTCAACTCGCGCTCGCGCGGATGAGCCTGCCGGTGATGGCAACGCGAAGGCCGCGGAAAAGCCGGGCTCGGAAAAATCTACCGATGCTCCAAAACCAGCCGCTTCGGCCGACGACGCCGAGCGGTGGGCCAAGAATCTCGACAGCGATATTTTCGTGAACCGGCAGGAGGCCAGCCGTAAACTGTTCGAAGCCGGCAAGGCGGCCATCGGCCCATTGTCCGACGCCGCCGCGGGAAACAGCCTGGAAGCCACGACCGCCGCCGTCGACATTCTCCATCGCCTGTCGGAATCGGCCGACACCGCGACCCGCGATGCCGCCAAAGCAGCGCTCGAAAAGCTGGCAGACGGACCACATGCCGCAGCCGCCGGATTGGCAAAATCGGCGCTCGCTCCGCCACCATCGCCGAATGCTCAGCCGGGCGGACCGAATATCGGCGGCCAGATTCGAATCGGCGGCAATATCCAGTTCGGCGGCGGGGGCAACATTCAAATCCTGCCCGGCGGAAATATCCAAATTCTCCCCGGCGGGAATATGCAGCCCGGCGGCGCGATCCAGGTGTTTCGCATTCAGGCAAACGCCGGCAACGGAAACCGCACCGTCGATGTCGACGACAACGGCAAGAAGGTCCACATCCAAGAAGATCAAAACGGTATCGAAGTGCGCGTGACCGAAAAGGTGAACGGCCAGGACAAGACCGACACCTTCAAGGCCAAAGACGCCGCTGAACTGAAACAGAAATCCCCCGAAGCCCACAAGCTTTATGAAAAGTATGGCCAAAACGGCGTCGGTGGCTTGCAGATTCAAGCTCAGGTGGGCGGGCCGGTGCCCAATTTCGCCCCGCCGATTGCGCCCCTCGGCCCGGCTCCGCGCGCCGTTCCACTCGGCCGCAAATCGAGCGACAAGGAAGCTGGCGAACAAATCGATCAAGCTCGCAAGTTGATCGCCGAAGCCACCGATCATCTGAAAAAAAACGGGGCGCGGATCGGCAACGCGGCGCCGCAAAAAGATTCCGATCTCGATCGGGCAATCGAAAAACTCGACGAAGCCAACCAGAAGCTCGAAGAAGCACGGCAAAAGCTCGATCGCTAAGCGGTCGCAAAAAACAAACGTCGACAATTCGAATTTCGGGGTACCATGCCCACGGCTCTGCGTGGCCATGCGACACCGGCGGCTAGCGCCATGCCGCTAACGAATTGGCAAACGTCAGCGGCAAGGCGCTAGCCGCCGGCAAAACCACCAACAACATTTCGAGTTCGAATTGATGGACGACGTTCGCCCCGTAATCGTGTACGAAGTGTGGCGAACAGATCCTGATTTTGAATCACTTTACGCGATGGTCACCGCAAGTGGTTTTGGCTCACGGTTACCACGCGGAGGTCGCCGACGTTCGTGTGGGTGGGACCGGTTTTGAGCAGACCGCCTGCCGGTTCGAAGAAGCGGTAGGCGTCGTTGCGCTGCAAATACTCTTCCGCGTTGAGGCCGAGTTGGCGGCTCCGCGCAAACACGTCAGCGTCGACGATCGCGCCGGCGGCGTCGGTCGGGCCGTCTTCACCGTCGGTGCCGGCCGAAACCATTGCGATATCAGCCGCATCTCGCGAAGCCGAATTTTCAAGTTGGATCAGTGCGGCCAGCGCGAGTTGCTGATTTCGGCCGCCCAATCCGCGACGGCTTGATTCGAGCAACCGCACTACGCCCTCGCCGCCCGAGATCAGGCAATCGGGGCCAGGGCCGCGACGCATCGCGATCGCCATGTCGGCCATATGTCGGCCGATCGGCTCGACAAAACCTTCCGGGCGCGTGGCAGCGGTCATCGCATGGGCGTATCCCAGGCGGACCGCTTCTTGGCCCGCGGCGTCGACGGCTGTGGCGTTGTTGGCCAGGATGAAGTTGTCGACTTGCAACTCACGCTCACCACCGGCGGCTAGCGCCTTGCCGCTCACGGACGGGACCGGCTGGTGGCGAAGATAGTCGTACACGGCCGTGGGGATCGCCGTTTGGCCTGGATCGAATCGGGAAAGAATTTTCAGTGCGGCGGCGGGCGTCGAACGATCGGCAACCGTCGGGCCCGAGGCGATAAGATCCAGCGGATCGCCGAGCACGTCGGAAATAATCAGGCTCACGAGCCGCGCGGCGCGGCATGCTCGCAATAGGCCGCCCCCTTTGATGCGGGTCAATTGCTTGCGCACCGTGTTCAACTCGGTAATGTCGGCCCCAGCCGCGGCCAGATGCCGAGTCACCGCCAACTTGTCGGCGAGGCTGATTTCCGGCGGCGGAGCGGGCAATAGGGCCGAGCCGCCGCCGGAAATCAGGCAGAGGCACAAATCTTCGGTTGAAAGCCCGCCGACGATCCGCAAAATTTCGAGCGCCCCGGCGACGCCCTCGGCGGTCGGCTCGTTGATGCCCGCCGGCCGAGCCGCGTGCAAATGAATGCGTTCGAGCGGCCGCACGCAATCGGCCGGCACATTCACCCAGCCGACCAGTTTTTTGTCTTCGATGAGTCGCGGCCCGAGCACCGATTCCAGCGCCGCCGCCATCCCCGCTCCAGCCTTGCCCGCTCCGACGACGGCGATTCGACCGATACGGCGCAAATCGATCGGCGAAATGGTCGAATCATTGCCGGTCAGGTCACCGCCGGTCAAATTATCGCCGATTGCAAGCCAATTGCGGTCAATATGCACATGCTGGCGAATCAACCGCTCCGACCCGACGGCATCGAGCCCGGCCCGCCAAATTCGAATCGCTTCGGAGCGGAGTTGGGCGGCGGTGCGGAGCATGGGCAGCATTGTATCAAGCGGCTGCCGGCTTTTCCCTGGCCCACGGACGACGCACGCTTTAGCGTGCCGCGCCCTGGGCCTGCATGCCGGGCGGGATCGGGGCGGCGACGGGCGACATGGTTTGCATCGACACATCGTCGATCCAGGCGTCGCCCAGGCCGGTGAGAGCGAAGGTGACCCACACCGGGCCGTCGTGCGTCGCAATCCGATAGAGAACGAACTCGCGCCAGCCGGGCGTTTTCAAAGCTCGTTCGGCCAGCGCTTCGCCGCCGATCGAATCGAGAATCATCAGGCCATCGACGCTTCCGGTGATCGCGATGGGCACTCGCGTCCAACCGCGCATCACGACGATCTGGCCGCGGCGGGCCGGCACCGATGCCGTCGTCACCCACACGGGCGGCGTTTCCACCAACGACGGCGGTTCGAGCTTGTTGGCCGGTTTCACTTGCAAGTGCAGGCTAAAATGCCCGCTGTGTGAAACGGTCGGCGAAAGATCGACGGTGCTCGCGACCGAGGGCTGCGGATGCTCGAAGTGCCGCCAGCCGGATTGCAGCATGGCGCCGAGATTTTCGCAATCACCCGCCGGAAGCTGATTCAGGCTCAGCCGACCGCTGCGGAGTTCATCGACGAAACGCCAATGGGCCGGCAGCGTGTCGAATGTGGCGACCAACGGGCTCACGAGCGGCGAGTTTTGCGTCGTGGCGGCTTGCTCCCAGCGGAGTCGCTTGTATTGCTCCATCGGCCCCATCGCCTTGCGTGCTGAAAGATAGGCCGTCGGTCGGTCGCCGGCAGCCAGTGCCCTATCGGCGTCGGCAAGTTCCGTGCGAGCCTTGGTGAGCCATTCGCTCGCCTGGGGCGCTTCGCGTGGCCGCGGCGGCAATTGTCGATCGATCGACTCGAGCCGGAGCAATGTTTGCACGGCCAGTTCGCGCTGCAAATCGGCCGCCCGCGTCGCCATCGCCGCCAGGCGGCGCTCGAGCGTGTTGACCACCACCGGGTCGGGCGTAAGCAGCACCAATGCCGAAAGCTGGAATTCGTCGATGGTGACTTGCGTGCCGCCAGTCACACGCTTGTGGTTGATGGGCCGCAGGCCGACGGGCGTTAGTTCATACACTTCGTGCGACTCGGGCACGCCGGGCACGACAATCGACGCCGGCGCGGTGGCCATCGGCCGCGGAACGTGCTGCGAACCGGCCGCCAAACGCATCATGATCAACAGCCGGGCTCGATCGGTTTGCACCACGAAGCCGACAACCTGCGGATCGGTCGAGGTGGCAAGACTGATATTGCTGCCGATGGTGGCCCAAGGCTCGAGCAATTCAAGTTCGAGGTTCAATAGCGTCAGTGTTAGCCGCACGTCGGCCGGGGCGGCGGCGAACGGTCGTTCGGATTGAAACTCGAGACCGCGTGCTCCCGAAGTGAGCGCCATGTAGGTCAACAAGCGGATCGATTTGCAATCGACTTCCGCCGGGGCCGCGGCGCCGCCGACCAGAACTTCCTGCTCGCGCGTGATGGGCCAAAGCTGGGTTTGAATGGCCGTCCAAAAGGGCGTGCCCGGGCGGGCCAAGCTCGAGCGGGAGCGAAGCCACTCGGCGTAGTCGGCGAGTTCGAGGCTCGTGCCGAGCGGCAATCGGCTCAGTTCCAAAAGATCGACTTGCCGGCTATAGGGCCGTAGTTCGGTGTCCGGGCCGCAGATAATGGGCCGATGGGCGCGGGCATCGGCGAGCCGCAATTGGCGAACCTCGGCAACCGTCGCATCGAGATTCGCCGCGGTCAGCCCGTCGCCCAAATGCCAGGCCAGCATGGGTTCGAATTCCGGCCCGATCGCTGGAATGAAGTTTGATCCGGCTCTCGCACCATTGGCCATGGGCGGCGGCCCAATCAACCACACGCCGGCCCGCTCCGCTTCGGCCAGTAGCGCGGGCGTCGGAGGCTGCGAAAGGCGAACGGCATTGAAACCGGCACTGGAAAGATTCGCCAAGGGTTCGCCGCGATAGGGAAATATGCGCGGGAAGAACGGATGGCCATCGACCAACAGCACTGAGCCGTCGAGGCGCACATCGTGACGCGGTCGCGGGGCAAGCGGCGGTCCGGACAGTGTTTGAACGGCGTCAGCTTGGATGGCCGACGCTTGTTGGATCGCGCGGGCTGGCACTTCGACCAGGCCGGCCAGTCCCAGATCGTCGATGAGTGCATCGGTTGTTCCGGGGCCGCCGTAGAGGTTGAGCCAAATTTGGTCGATGTAGGCTTCGCGGGTATCGACGTTGGGCCCAAGTTGCAATCGGAGCACCCGCGCTTGCCGTTCCAAAAGGAGGGGGGTGTTGCCCAATTGCAATCGCTCCCAAACGCCGACCTGCGAATAGGCTGAGCCGGCGAGCAAAACGGTCGCTGCCGCGCCGGTCTTCGGATCGATGGTGCGTGGTAAGACGGCGCGGCCAAAAATCTGCAGGCCCGGATGATCGGCTTTCACCCAGACGCTGGCAATCAATTCGCTGGCGATGTGTGCCGGGGGCACCGGATGGCTAAAATAGATTGCTGTGCCGTTCGCGCCGCTGGTGCGTATCTCTTCGGCGCCTTGGCCGGCATGGCCGACGCGGGGAATGCGGCGCTGTAGATTCACCGTAAACTGCAGATCGGCACGCGCTGGTCGCCACGAGACGGTCGGGCCGTTGAAATCTTCCCGCCAGATGCCTTGAGCGGGCGCAGGCACACACCAACTCGCAAATCCGCAGGCGAGCAGCCACGGCAGGAACCGGCGAATCGGGCCAAGGAAATAAATGAGCGCGCGCCTCCATGCGCATCCGAAACGCCACGCGCGATATTTTTCGCTACGCGCGGCGTAAGTTGGGCTTGTAGCATGGTTTAGGATTTTACTCCAGGTCAGTCGTGGTGTTTTCGCCACAACCCTGAAATCTACGCTTCCTGGCTCCGATCGCGCAACGTCTTGTAAACGCAGAAGTTGCAAATTCTGGCGTCGCACTACTTGCAACCTGGCACAACCTCTGCTCTAGGGAAGATGCAACACCCCAGGAGCGAGACTTCTCTATGTCGAACGCCAGCCGAATCGTGAAAGCCAACCCGGATGAACTTCCCGCCGACCTTGTCGAATTGGGCTCGGTCCTTGCTCGACTTCCCGACGAATATCGCGAGCGCATCGAACCGATCATTGCCCGTGTAGTGGAAAGCACGAAGCGCCGCCGGCGAATTCTCAATCTCGTGCAAGACGCATTGTCTCAACTGCGGCTCGACATGAAATATCTGATGTTCGATCTCGAGGCCACTCGCCGCGAACGCGACGATTATCGGCGCAAGGTCGAAGAGGCGTAGGCGAACGGAATCTATCGCGCGGATCGGAAGCGGCGCGGCGGAACCGAACGGAATCGTCCCTAACTGGCGGATTGGTGTGGCACTGGCCAGCGCAGTCGGCCAGTGCCGGCCGGAGAGAGCTGGCGTTCCGGCTCGGAGGCGTCTGACACGAGAACACTTGCCAAACGGCAACGTGCAAGAGGGTACCGCCGTGTCCAGTGGCACACGCACTGGCCGACATCGCTGGCCAGTGGCACACGCACTGGCCGACTTCCGCTGGCCAGTGGCACACGCACTGGCCGACTTCGCTGGCCAGTGGCACACGGCCCACACCTCGACAATCGTTGACGGGTGCTATGTTCGTGTCCAAAGGCTTCAATAGGGCTAGTGGGAAGCGGTGGCATGTGATGTGCTCGCCTTTCACGGTATTGGCGCGGTTTGCCGTAGCTCAGCCTTTCCAGGCCGACGAACACCGGCGAATGTCAGGCTGGAAAGCCTGACCTACCTGAAACGGCCAATTGTGGGGGAGCCCCAGGTTAGGATAAAATTCGGATTGGATGAGCAGGGCAAGAGGCGCATGACTCGGCCGGCGAAAGCCGGCCGGCCACAGGGTTGTTTCGCGCGTTGCAATCTTGAGTTCTGACGTGGAAGCCATGGCCGAGTTATCCGCCGAACAGATTGCTCAACGAGCATTCGATCTGGATCTCATCGATCAGCGATCGCTGCAGGCGGTGCTCGCTGAAACTCGGAATCTGGAACCGGCCGAGTTCCAGCAGCTATTGATGCGCCGCGAATTGCTCACTGCCTTTCAACT includes:
- a CDS encoding DUF4147 domain-containing protein yields the protein MLRTAAQLRSEAIRIWRAGLDAVGSERLIRQHVHIDRNWLAIGDNLTGGDLTGNDSTISPIDLRRIGRIAVVGAGKAGAGMAAALESVLGPRLIEDKKLVGWVNVPADCVRPLERIHLHAARPAGINEPTAEGVAGALEILRIVGGLSTEDLCLCLISGGGSALLPAPPPEISLADKLAVTRHLAAAGADITELNTVRKQLTRIKGGGLLRACRAARLVSLIISDVLGDPLDLIASGPTVADRSTPAAALKILSRFDPGQTAIPTAVYDYLRHQPVPSVSGKALAAGGERELQVDNFILANNATAVDAAGQEAVRLGYAHAMTAATRPEGFVEPIGRHMADMAIAMRRGPGPDCLISGGEGVVRLLESSRRGLGGRNQQLALAALIQLENSASRDAADIAMVSAGTDGEDGPTDAAGAIVDADVFARSRQLGLNAEEYLQRNDAYRFFEPAGGLLKTGPTHTNVGDLRVVTVSQNHLR
- a CDS encoding transcriptional regulator, which codes for MSNASRIVKANPDELPADLVELGSVLARLPDEYRERIEPIIARVVESTKRRRRILNLVQDALSQLRLDMKYLMFDLEATRRERDDYRRKVEEA